One region of Arthrobacter sp. StoSoilB22 genomic DNA includes:
- a CDS encoding PIG-L family deacetylase, whose translation MPFPSRVERSMAGDAPWLFLSPHLDDAVLSCGALIEAQARGREIIVATIFTEATPAPLTRAARSFMRQCTVPDAGELFQARQSEDRAVLEDMGVQSIHLGEVDALFRRRRKPLAMGSSAWDRLLPELTHRYPTYRFDIAHGRVAKGDRTLIRQLRTDVAVLMAQTQAELLFCPAGVGKHVDHLITREVGKGHPENVVMYSDFPYDLTAGPDERYLSAMGFVPWAWDEGLDAKPGRIRQYPTQVDALFPGGVIPLKPETYFVPGRGGPRARSF comes from the coding sequence ATGCCGTTTCCGTCACGAGTTGAACGTTCCATGGCAGGCGACGCGCCGTGGCTGTTTTTGTCACCCCATCTTGATGATGCTGTGTTGTCATGCGGTGCGCTGATTGAAGCACAGGCCCGAGGACGCGAGATTATCGTGGCCACGATCTTCACCGAGGCAACACCGGCACCGCTTACGCGCGCAGCACGGTCCTTCATGCGCCAATGCACCGTTCCGGACGCCGGGGAACTGTTCCAGGCGAGACAGTCCGAGGACCGCGCCGTCTTGGAGGACATGGGAGTGCAATCCATACATTTGGGGGAGGTGGACGCACTGTTCCGACGCCGACGCAAGCCATTAGCGATGGGGAGCAGCGCATGGGACCGGCTGCTCCCGGAGCTGACGCACCGGTACCCCACCTACAGGTTTGATATCGCGCACGGAAGGGTCGCCAAAGGGGATCGGACACTCATCCGCCAGCTCCGCACCGACGTCGCAGTTCTCATGGCGCAAACCCAAGCCGAGCTGTTGTTTTGCCCGGCGGGTGTGGGGAAGCACGTGGACCACCTCATCACTCGCGAGGTAGGCAAAGGACACCCTGAGAACGTGGTGATGTATTCAGACTTTCCCTACGATCTGACGGCCGGCCCGGATGAACGGTACTTGTCCGCTATGGGATTCGTTCCGTGGGCCTGGGACGAGGGCCTTGACGCAAAACCCGGGCGCATCAGGCAATACCCCACACAGGTAGATGCACTGTTTCCCGGCGGAGTGATCCCACTGAAACCGGAAACATACTTTGTGCCCGGCCGTGGCGGGCCTAGGGCGCGGTCATTCTGA
- a CDS encoding glycosyltransferase family 4 protein, which translates to MTDSPTDMNSPTMLAGKHVLVLNWRDVMHSQAGGAEQYMHEISRRWVNSGVRVTWFTGRDAGQAAEEIIDGIRVLRGGGALSLYGQAALRLLRTNGRFDAVVDCQNGIPFFSPLFLRRDIPIVHLVHHVHQDQFRTRFSPPMAAVGRFLESTGAKTVYGQRAMVAVSPSTRMELRKLGFSAPIHVVPNGTIDIPPAVSTRAAEPTIAVVSRLVPHKRLDLLLGQFAVAARKLPHLRMDIVGDGPERARLQQLAMDLGLVHAVTFHGYQSDDVRDALLSRSWMTASTSASEGWGCSVIEAAAWGVPCLALRVPGIRDSVVDGRTGWLVDNPKDFGAAIVDAMTELAAPEAAIIVSGECREWARCFTWDRSTKLLTGVLLEEIMMQRDGGDPLARHSDLSTLVQYELPVQFEESGDAHFAAALRPTDEYAVADGNVSIIMKGRDEFEASAAMKRLGVVSAEIHSAGHGTLLAGPGSVFAPADALDGRQR; encoded by the coding sequence ATGACGGACTCCCCAACTGACATGAATTCACCCACCATGCTCGCTGGAAAGCACGTGTTGGTTCTGAATTGGCGCGACGTCATGCACTCCCAGGCCGGCGGTGCCGAGCAGTACATGCATGAAATCTCACGCCGATGGGTGAACAGCGGAGTTCGTGTCACGTGGTTTACGGGGCGCGATGCCGGCCAGGCGGCCGAGGAGATCATTGACGGCATTCGCGTTCTGCGCGGCGGCGGAGCGCTCTCCCTTTATGGACAGGCAGCACTGAGGCTCCTGCGCACCAACGGACGGTTCGATGCTGTGGTGGATTGCCAAAACGGAATCCCGTTCTTCTCTCCGTTGTTCCTGCGCAGAGACATCCCGATCGTCCATCTGGTCCACCACGTTCACCAGGATCAGTTCCGCACCCGGTTTTCTCCGCCCATGGCCGCCGTGGGCCGCTTTCTCGAAAGCACCGGCGCCAAGACGGTCTATGGGCAGCGAGCCATGGTGGCAGTATCCCCTTCCACGCGCATGGAATTGCGGAAGCTCGGATTCTCGGCCCCCATCCATGTGGTGCCGAACGGAACCATCGATATCCCGCCGGCTGTTTCCACGCGGGCCGCTGAGCCCACCATCGCCGTCGTGAGCCGTTTGGTGCCCCACAAACGGTTGGACCTCCTGCTGGGCCAGTTTGCTGTTGCGGCGCGGAAGCTTCCGCACCTGCGCATGGACATCGTCGGTGACGGGCCGGAGCGGGCACGGCTGCAGCAACTGGCAATGGATCTCGGCCTGGTCCACGCCGTCACCTTCCACGGATACCAATCCGACGACGTCCGTGATGCTTTGCTGAGCCGCTCCTGGATGACGGCTTCCACGTCCGCTTCCGAAGGCTGGGGTTGCTCGGTGATTGAAGCAGCAGCCTGGGGAGTGCCCTGTTTGGCTTTGAGGGTTCCGGGTATCAGGGATTCCGTGGTGGATGGCCGTACCGGATGGCTGGTGGACAATCCCAAGGATTTTGGCGCCGCCATAGTTGATGCAATGACCGAGTTGGCTGCGCCGGAGGCCGCCATCATCGTCTCCGGTGAGTGCCGTGAATGGGCCCGTTGCTTTACATGGGACCGTAGCACCAAGCTGCTCACCGGGGTGCTGTTGGAGGAAATCATGATGCAGCGGGACGGCGGAGACCCCCTGGCCCGCCACTCGGATCTTTCCACTCTGGTTCAGTACGAATTACCGGTTCAGTTTGAGGAATCCGGCGATGCCCATTTCGCCGCAGCACTGAGGCCGACGGATGAGTATGCAGTGGCTGACGGCAACGTATCCATCATCATGAAAGGCCGCGATGAATTCGAGGCCTCCGCTGCGATGAAACGGCTCGGGGTGGTTTCCGCGGAGATCCACTCCGCGGGACACGGTACCCTGCTTGCCGGGCCAGGGAGTGTCTTCGCCCCGGCCGATGCCCTCGATGGTCGGCAACGGTAA
- a CDS encoding response regulator, giving the protein MAGVKHGVLHTRPALRHGWPLFLVPVGVCLVLLAFGLASGSGTTTAQLAGDLAILLAALTALSTHTLAALAGRRNPDNNPGRWFIVAGLAIWSAGQTVWTINGITLNHQYPFPSFADVGFVWYALPTSIGLVLLLKGQGRRIPLRRTILDAGVVASSTFFIAWSSVLGPLAGATGQDAFAQATQMAYPIADVFMVSVVIVLTMRAARGRRLPWLSLGIGFWVLAITDMAYMSFTLQGVSGVTGSPLALGWVLAFLLVALSPLLPEAGTTQKDGRVYAAALELLPYLPVFSAVFFSRSRPIGEDRVLLLTGLVVIVFVMVRQVLIVVENVTLTRDLESKVAERTAELEGLGAIVNSSGDAIIGETPDGVITSWNPGAERIFGYPASEAIGRKGDFFVPQELMENERLALESTAQSGEVQNYESQRRRRDGEVIPVSVTLSPVRGESGIRGVATISRDITERKAAEKELLTAREAALESSRLKSEFLATMSHEIRTPLNAVIGLTSLMMDTPLSEGQRQYAQGVKGAGEVLLTLINDILDFSKLEAGKVDLDINVFDPRALVEEVAGLVVEAAQGKNLELISYCHPDVPARLMGDAGRIRQILLNLSSNAVKFTPTGEVEVQVSVLAQDANNASLRFEVRDTGIGISAENHQRLFESFAQADASTTRRYGGTGLGLAISRRLTEVMGGKIGLDSEPGVGSRFWFDLELPRGPASSDTEDLPVTLAGRRVLVVDDNATNRLVLETQLASWGMLPVSVADAASALDEYRAAALTSHPYDIAVVDMCMPDTDGLQLARNIKNDANGSGGPGIILLTSTMQVERSDLTSAGIREYLTKPVRSSELYNRLLRVLATKSAGAASPPVLAVVETSDPRPRLGTLLVAEDNEVNQLVARGMANRLGYEVHIVDDGEQAVSAALSGKYAAVLMDCHMPVMDGFDATRAIRARNGHAARIPIIAMTAGALDEDRERCFAAGMDDYISKPVDLTKLSEVLSRWVPQQEQESTAAGGLDAVAAPDAVVDAVAAPDAVVDAVAAPAEAPASDSVVLDLARLEILRELGPADGLGLLPEAVKAFRQDSQGALDTLRWALDTGHAARVEAAAHKLAGASANIGAAGAAGLCKELERLGHVAGPDLGASGLPILDQLRAELTRVDEALERTLTGAHVREAPLRGTS; this is encoded by the coding sequence TTTTGCTGGCTTTCGGTCTGGCAAGCGGATCAGGAACCACGACGGCGCAACTCGCCGGCGACCTGGCAATCCTTCTGGCTGCACTCACCGCGCTCTCAACCCATACCCTCGCTGCCCTTGCTGGCCGGAGAAACCCGGACAACAATCCGGGTCGCTGGTTCATCGTGGCCGGCCTGGCCATCTGGAGCGCCGGTCAAACAGTCTGGACCATCAACGGCATCACCCTGAACCACCAGTACCCTTTCCCGTCCTTCGCGGATGTCGGCTTTGTTTGGTACGCGCTGCCCACCTCCATCGGATTAGTGCTGCTGCTAAAAGGCCAAGGGCGCCGCATCCCGCTGCGTCGCACCATCCTGGACGCAGGAGTAGTGGCAAGCTCTACGTTCTTCATTGCGTGGAGCTCCGTGCTGGGACCCTTGGCCGGGGCCACCGGCCAGGACGCTTTTGCCCAGGCCACACAGATGGCTTATCCCATCGCAGACGTCTTCATGGTCTCCGTGGTGATCGTCCTGACCATGCGCGCAGCCCGGGGCCGCAGGCTTCCCTGGCTGAGCCTGGGAATTGGCTTCTGGGTCCTCGCCATCACGGATATGGCGTATATGAGTTTCACGCTCCAAGGCGTATCCGGTGTCACGGGATCCCCTTTGGCGTTGGGGTGGGTACTGGCCTTCCTGTTGGTGGCCCTGAGCCCCTTGCTTCCGGAAGCCGGCACCACGCAAAAAGACGGGCGGGTTTACGCCGCAGCCCTTGAGCTGCTTCCCTACCTGCCCGTGTTCAGTGCCGTGTTCTTCTCCCGCAGCCGCCCCATCGGGGAGGACCGCGTCCTGCTGCTCACCGGGCTGGTGGTGATTGTCTTTGTGATGGTGCGGCAGGTGCTGATCGTCGTCGAAAATGTGACGCTGACCCGTGACCTCGAATCGAAAGTGGCCGAACGCACCGCAGAGCTGGAGGGGCTGGGGGCGATCGTGAATTCCTCCGGCGACGCCATCATCGGCGAAACCCCCGACGGCGTGATCACCAGTTGGAACCCCGGTGCCGAGAGGATCTTCGGCTACCCAGCTTCTGAAGCAATCGGACGGAAGGGAGACTTCTTCGTTCCGCAGGAACTGATGGAGAACGAACGCCTCGCCTTGGAAAGCACCGCACAAAGCGGTGAGGTGCAGAACTACGAAAGCCAGAGGCGACGCCGCGACGGCGAAGTCATTCCGGTGTCCGTGACGTTGTCCCCGGTGCGGGGTGAATCCGGCATCCGCGGCGTGGCCACCATCTCCCGCGACATCACCGAACGCAAAGCTGCCGAGAAAGAACTACTGACAGCCCGCGAGGCAGCGTTGGAGTCCAGCCGCCTCAAGTCCGAGTTCCTGGCCACCATGAGCCACGAGATCCGCACCCCACTGAACGCGGTGATCGGCCTGACCTCGCTCATGATGGACACGCCCCTCAGCGAAGGACAAAGGCAGTACGCCCAAGGAGTCAAAGGCGCCGGCGAGGTCCTGCTGACCTTGATCAACGACATCCTTGACTTCTCCAAGCTGGAAGCCGGGAAAGTGGACCTGGACATCAACGTCTTCGACCCCCGTGCGTTAGTGGAGGAAGTAGCGGGGCTGGTGGTGGAAGCTGCACAGGGGAAAAACCTGGAGCTCATTTCCTACTGCCACCCGGATGTGCCGGCACGTCTGATGGGCGACGCCGGCCGCATCAGGCAGATTCTGCTGAACCTGTCATCCAATGCCGTCAAGTTCACCCCCACCGGCGAAGTGGAAGTCCAGGTCTCAGTCCTCGCCCAGGACGCGAACAACGCATCACTTCGCTTCGAGGTCAGGGACACCGGCATTGGCATCAGCGCCGAGAATCATCAAAGGCTCTTCGAATCCTTCGCCCAGGCAGACGCTTCCACCACCCGCCGCTACGGAGGAACCGGACTCGGCTTGGCAATCTCCCGGCGCCTCACCGAAGTCATGGGTGGCAAGATCGGACTGGACAGTGAGCCCGGAGTGGGCAGCCGGTTCTGGTTCGACCTTGAACTGCCCCGTGGCCCGGCCTCCTCCGACACGGAAGACTTACCTGTCACGCTGGCCGGCCGCCGGGTGTTGGTGGTGGATGACAACGCCACCAACCGTCTGGTGCTGGAAACACAACTGGCCAGTTGGGGCATGCTTCCCGTCTCCGTTGCCGACGCTGCGTCCGCCCTGGACGAATACCGTGCCGCTGCCCTAACAAGCCACCCGTACGACATCGCGGTGGTGGACATGTGCATGCCCGACACCGATGGGCTCCAACTTGCCCGCAACATCAAGAACGACGCCAACGGCTCCGGCGGCCCGGGAATCATCCTGTTAACCTCCACCATGCAGGTGGAAAGAAGCGACCTCACCTCAGCCGGAATCCGCGAATACCTCACCAAACCCGTCCGCAGCTCCGAGCTCTACAACCGCCTCCTGCGCGTGCTGGCCACCAAGAGCGCTGGTGCGGCTTCACCGCCGGTGCTTGCCGTTGTTGAAACTTCGGATCCCAGGCCCCGCCTCGGGACGCTGTTGGTGGCCGAAGACAACGAAGTAAACCAGTTGGTGGCGCGCGGAATGGCCAACCGCCTCGGCTACGAAGTACATATTGTGGACGACGGCGAGCAAGCCGTGTCCGCGGCACTGTCCGGCAAGTACGCAGCGGTCCTCATGGACTGCCACATGCCGGTCATGGACGGCTTCGACGCGACCCGGGCCATCCGTGCCCGCAACGGCCACGCCGCCAGAATCCCCATCATCGCCATGACGGCCGGCGCCCTGGACGAGGACCGCGAGCGCTGCTTCGCTGCTGGCATGGATGACTACATCAGCAAGCCCGTGGATCTGACCAAGCTCTCTGAGGTCCTCTCGCGCTGGGTACCGCAACAAGAGCAAGAGTCGACGGCGGCTGGCGGGCTGGACGCTGTTGCGGCGCCGGACGCCGTGGTGGACGCTGTTGCGGCGCCGGACGCCGTGGTGGACGCTGTTGCGGCGCCGGCGGAAGCACCGGCGTCGGACTCTGTTGTCCTTGACCTGGCGCGACTGGAGATCCTCCGCGAACTCGGGCCCGCCGACGGTTTGGGTTTGTTGCCTGAAGCCGTGAAGGCTTTCCGGCAGGATTCCCAAGGAGCTTTGGACACCCTGCGATGGGCGCTGGACACCGGGCACGCCGCAAGGGTGGAGGCCGCAGCGCACAAGCTTGCCGGCGCGTCCGCCAATATAGGAGCAGCCGGTGCCGCCGGCCTGTGCAAGGAACTGGAACGGCTGGGCCACGTTGCGGGACCAGACCTTGGAGCCAGCGGATTGCCAATACTGGACCAATTGCGCGCCGAACTCACGCGCGTGGACGAAGCACTTGAACGAACACTAACGGGGGCACACGTGCGGGAAGCACCACTGCGGGGAACGTCATGA
- a CDS encoding glycosyltransferase family 39 protein: MSLRPRAEGRKGTPHQDVNIAQNGGFLAVSAGLVGVVSYACSLLMANMLGTADYTQFAAAAMILGVVGIVANALVPLPLSHVVAVHRQGSRERQDGVAFSVFVSCLAGLVAATITGSVTLAIATPELAAAVALAAFAIFVVNAPAGWLQGELRFTWYAVSTMGEVVLRLLFSLLVIVMAWGAGGAVLGFVVGCLAPLVVPWGFYQDLRWRPRVLLQKWRWAETSDIASVLCVVSVLVGVDVVVVGFLDNGSVDAAGFQALATIAKGPVYVAAGTALVAFPLLRAPGVKPGEVLGASFASFGQLAVVAFAIIATAPPMMSGLVVPQKYHGSLGLLPWLAASGLGYAVLMVLSTILLAMRAYRRCQIGLACACALVIGGLWIGWQLNAVTGMAVGSAVGAVMAGVVLAVLARPVLAAARPGRGAGTFLVLAGVLIVILAFVGKVQPLVWFAVAAISGITVLAYQRGILPHRNDLRISRRPQVGRRSKASGRRAKPQPLSPGPVRGWRRRGRSSNLTAFIAVVVVAFGVRALGLERGFELWVDEMLYVRLGESVAAGEFPTLPDGPFFLHPPGYFLLEAGVVKIFGITGQIIEVTLQLRWLNAVMGAVTVGLGFLLVRKLATPTAAWLTAVLLAFEPFILRNNSHAFLETTAMVPGLAGLLLLVSPRGSQHKPFSFLRLATAGLLLGYSILCKDFFLICTVAPVVAAMVWKKSFPWRKGLVVTGFGFLPYVAYLVVVAAHGHFPSWVWAKSNGLVRMSGVEKTTGFTSEGSPSIVSRLIEQSGHFGTSYFLLGLCPVVGLLLCFSHHPGRRLMGLAGAALGAAGVYSAVFGTFEEQYGYGVMVAGAICSVLVVVEIRERYPKTRLTLAVISVCYVVLTVILGLRTALTLDNGFVRANDWIQANLPADARISVTNSTGHFAYMHDSRFGIWPSAPLMKQNGVSYILTQSKPTSQGYGYANPTMLAWLKEHATPMVTTAGPTNGETTIWLVDPAALDVAAEDGIGEPSKEFGTEK, translated from the coding sequence GTGAGCTTGAGACCCAGGGCGGAAGGTAGGAAGGGGACTCCGCATCAGGACGTCAACATAGCCCAAAACGGTGGCTTCCTTGCTGTGTCAGCCGGCCTCGTGGGAGTGGTGAGCTATGCGTGTTCCCTGCTCATGGCCAACATGCTGGGCACAGCGGACTACACACAATTTGCGGCCGCCGCCATGATCCTTGGGGTGGTGGGAATCGTTGCCAACGCGCTGGTGCCGCTGCCTCTGTCACATGTGGTGGCCGTACACCGGCAGGGGTCCCGGGAGCGGCAGGACGGCGTGGCCTTCTCGGTGTTCGTGTCCTGCCTGGCCGGACTGGTCGCCGCCACCATCACAGGCAGCGTGACGCTAGCCATTGCTACGCCGGAGCTGGCTGCTGCGGTGGCTCTCGCCGCTTTTGCCATTTTCGTGGTGAACGCGCCCGCCGGTTGGCTTCAGGGGGAGCTGCGCTTCACGTGGTACGCCGTGTCCACCATGGGCGAGGTGGTCCTGCGGTTGCTCTTCAGCCTGCTGGTCATTGTGATGGCATGGGGCGCAGGGGGAGCGGTCCTCGGCTTTGTGGTGGGTTGCCTGGCACCGTTGGTGGTGCCGTGGGGCTTCTATCAGGATCTCCGCTGGCGTCCCCGGGTGTTGCTTCAGAAGTGGCGATGGGCTGAAACCAGTGATATCGCGTCGGTCCTGTGTGTGGTGTCCGTGCTGGTGGGTGTGGATGTGGTGGTGGTCGGCTTCCTGGATAACGGCTCTGTTGACGCGGCCGGATTCCAAGCGCTCGCCACCATCGCCAAGGGCCCCGTCTATGTGGCCGCGGGCACGGCATTGGTAGCATTCCCGCTTTTGCGCGCCCCCGGCGTGAAGCCTGGCGAGGTGCTTGGTGCTTCCTTTGCCTCCTTCGGGCAGCTTGCGGTGGTGGCCTTCGCCATCATCGCTACTGCTCCGCCCATGATGTCCGGGCTGGTTGTTCCGCAGAAGTACCACGGCTCGCTTGGCCTCCTGCCATGGCTGGCGGCTTCCGGCCTCGGCTATGCCGTTCTGATGGTGCTTTCCACCATCCTCCTTGCCATGCGCGCTTACCGTCGCTGCCAAATAGGTCTGGCGTGTGCCTGTGCCCTGGTGATTGGCGGCCTGTGGATTGGTTGGCAGTTGAACGCTGTCACGGGCATGGCCGTTGGCTCGGCTGTTGGCGCGGTGATGGCTGGCGTGGTCCTCGCAGTCTTGGCGCGTCCTGTCCTGGCTGCGGCCCGCCCCGGACGTGGTGCCGGCACGTTCCTGGTCCTGGCCGGCGTCCTGATCGTGATCCTGGCATTCGTCGGGAAGGTGCAGCCCTTGGTCTGGTTTGCTGTCGCCGCCATCAGCGGGATCACCGTTCTTGCCTACCAGCGTGGCATTTTGCCGCACAGGAATGACTTAAGAATTTCCCGACGGCCTCAGGTTGGCAGGCGCAGCAAGGCTTCAGGCCGCCGGGCCAAGCCTCAACCGCTGTCCCCTGGCCCTGTGCGCGGGTGGAGGCGCCGGGGGCGTTCCAGCAACCTGACAGCATTCATCGCTGTGGTTGTTGTGGCGTTCGGCGTCCGTGCCCTGGGCCTCGAGCGTGGCTTCGAGCTGTGGGTGGACGAGATGTTGTACGTCCGGCTCGGTGAGTCCGTGGCCGCCGGAGAGTTCCCCACTTTGCCGGACGGGCCTTTCTTCCTCCACCCGCCCGGGTACTTCCTCCTTGAAGCCGGGGTGGTGAAGATTTTTGGGATTACCGGCCAGATCATTGAGGTGACGCTTCAGTTACGTTGGCTCAATGCGGTGATGGGTGCTGTAACAGTGGGTCTTGGCTTCCTGCTGGTCCGGAAACTGGCAACTCCTACCGCCGCCTGGCTCACGGCGGTGCTGCTGGCGTTCGAGCCGTTTATTTTGCGGAACAACAGCCATGCATTCCTTGAAACCACGGCCATGGTGCCGGGGCTGGCTGGGCTGCTGCTCCTGGTCTCACCCCGGGGTTCGCAGCACAAACCGTTTTCCTTCCTCAGGCTCGCAACAGCTGGGCTCTTGCTGGGGTATTCCATCCTTTGCAAGGACTTCTTTTTGATCTGCACGGTGGCGCCGGTGGTTGCGGCAATGGTGTGGAAGAAGTCGTTCCCTTGGCGGAAGGGGCTGGTGGTCACAGGATTCGGCTTTCTGCCTTACGTGGCCTATCTGGTGGTGGTGGCCGCACACGGGCACTTTCCTAGCTGGGTGTGGGCCAAGAGCAATGGTCTGGTGCGCATGTCCGGCGTGGAGAAGACCACCGGGTTCACTTCCGAGGGCTCACCAAGCATCGTGTCCAGGCTCATCGAACAGAGCGGGCATTTTGGGACCAGCTATTTCTTGTTGGGTCTTTGCCCGGTGGTGGGTTTGCTCTTGTGCTTCAGCCACCACCCCGGTCGCCGTCTCATGGGGTTGGCCGGTGCGGCTCTGGGTGCAGCGGGCGTATACAGCGCAGTGTTCGGCACTTTTGAGGAACAGTACGGATACGGCGTCATGGTGGCCGGAGCCATTTGTTCAGTGCTGGTGGTGGTGGAAATCCGGGAGAGGTACCCCAAAACCCGTCTAACCCTGGCTGTTATCAGTGTCTGCTACGTCGTGCTGACCGTGATCTTGGGGCTTCGCACGGCACTAACCCTGGATAACGGCTTCGTCCGGGCAAATGATTGGATCCAGGCCAACCTTCCTGCCGACGCCAGGATCAGTGTTACCAACAGCACCGGTCACTTTGCGTATATGCATGATTCCCGGTTCGGGATATGGCCCTCCGCACCACTAATGAAACAGAACGGCGTGAGTTACATCCTCACCCAGTCCAAGCCCACCAGCCAAGGTTACGGCTATGCAAACCCCACCATGCTCGCCTGGCTGAAAGAGCATGCGACTCCCATGGTCACAACGGCCGGCCCCACCAATGGGGAAACCACTATCTGGTTGGTGGATCCCGCCGCCCTTGATGTGGCAGCTGAGGATGGCATCGGCGAGCCTTCGAAAGAATTCGGGACGGAAAAATAG
- a CDS encoding glycosyltransferase family 4 protein gives MKVLHLGFEDPRMPGAGGGSVRTHEINRRLAAQGFRITVLTTRYPGWQERVEDGVHYVPIGIGSGKNRLTRLVAYVVRLPLEVRKRRPAAELVVEDFFAPFSTMAAPLWTKRPTIGVVQWLHARDKARQYKLPLHWIERLGVRKYRRLISVSQGIAARLKQLNPDVQVDVIGNGVDPGIWNTQPHLGQDVLFLGRLEYGHKGLDLLLEAWAIACEQVEGNLLIAGTGPDEERLRTSIQQAGLSDRVRMLGWLSGDKKFQALSDARLLVVPSRHETFGLVAIDALAAGTPVIAFDIPCLKEIVPPGTGWIVEAFDVKALGEEIARRYSQAGLAHVAEQGRKFAAGYNWDALAGMQARTYHSALAHLNELQTRQQPVRHVERS, from the coding sequence ATGAAAGTTTTGCATCTGGGCTTCGAGGATCCCCGCATGCCCGGGGCAGGGGGAGGGTCTGTGAGGACCCACGAAATCAATCGCCGCCTGGCGGCACAGGGCTTCCGCATCACTGTCCTGACCACCCGGTATCCCGGCTGGCAGGAGCGTGTGGAGGACGGCGTGCATTATGTCCCCATCGGCATCGGATCGGGAAAGAACCGTTTGACCAGGTTGGTTGCCTATGTTGTCCGGCTGCCGTTGGAGGTACGGAAACGCCGTCCGGCTGCCGAGCTGGTGGTGGAGGATTTCTTTGCGCCCTTTTCCACCATGGCCGCACCCCTCTGGACCAAACGCCCCACCATCGGCGTTGTCCAATGGCTTCACGCGAGGGACAAGGCGCGGCAGTACAAGCTACCTCTGCACTGGATAGAGCGGCTGGGCGTCCGGAAATACCGCAGGCTCATCTCCGTGTCCCAGGGCATCGCGGCCCGGCTCAAGCAACTGAACCCGGACGTGCAGGTGGATGTGATCGGTAACGGCGTGGACCCAGGTATATGGAACACTCAGCCGCACCTGGGACAAGATGTCCTCTTTCTGGGGCGCTTGGAGTACGGGCACAAGGGCCTGGACCTCCTTCTGGAAGCCTGGGCTATCGCCTGCGAGCAGGTGGAGGGTAACTTGCTGATTGCCGGCACGGGCCCGGACGAAGAACGGTTGCGCACGTCCATTCAGCAAGCGGGTCTCTCCGATCGCGTGCGGATGCTCGGATGGCTGTCCGGCGACAAGAAGTTTCAGGCACTCAGCGACGCCCGTTTGTTGGTTGTGCCGTCCCGGCACGAGACCTTCGGACTGGTGGCCATCGATGCCCTTGCGGCAGGCACTCCGGTGATCGCCTTTGATATTCCCTGCCTCAAGGAGATCGTCCCGCCGGGCACGGGGTGGATCGTGGAAGCGTTCGATGTTAAGGCCCTGGGAGAAGAGATTGCCCGCCGCTATTCACAGGCGGGGTTGGCGCACGTGGCTGAGCAGGGACGAAAATTTGCCGCCGGTTATAACTGGGATGCGCTCGCCGGGATGCAGGCGCGGACCTACCACAGCGCGCTTGCCCACCTCAATGAACTTCAAACCCGGCAGCAGCCTGTCCGCCACGTTGAAAGGTCCTGA
- a CDS encoding diguanylate cyclase, giving the protein MKILIADDDQISRMITKAAVEQSGHECIVAVDGDSAWELYKEHSPEAVVTDLMMPGLNGLDLCRAIRAAEADSYTYVILVTSHGSRKDVLAGMEAGADDYVTKPLDPFSLHIRLLAAHRITSLHADLARYRSALTEQARTDPLTKLHNRLKLAEDLGTLHGGGNKDHDYCLAMVDVDNFKSYNDIYGHQAGDAALIAIASTLAGAVRKSDAVYRFGGEEFLLVLRDQHVDGARTVMERVRSAVQDLRIEHSGDPDGVLTISAGISAFTAGHRAGTEQLLREADLALYAAKASGRNRVSLAGALRSE; this is encoded by the coding sequence ATGAAAATCCTCATCGCTGACGACGACCAGATCTCCAGGATGATCACCAAAGCCGCCGTGGAACAGTCCGGCCATGAATGCATCGTGGCCGTGGACGGCGACTCGGCCTGGGAACTCTACAAGGAACACAGCCCCGAAGCTGTGGTGACAGACCTCATGATGCCCGGCCTCAACGGGCTGGATCTTTGCCGCGCCATCCGTGCGGCCGAGGCCGACAGCTACACCTACGTGATCCTGGTGACCTCCCACGGTTCACGGAAAGACGTTCTGGCCGGAATGGAAGCCGGAGCTGACGACTACGTCACCAAACCACTGGATCCGTTCAGCCTTCACATCCGTCTCCTTGCGGCCCACCGCATTACCTCCTTGCACGCGGACCTTGCCCGGTACCGTTCGGCGCTGACAGAGCAGGCACGGACCGATCCCCTCACCAAACTGCACAACCGCCTGAAGCTGGCCGAAGACCTCGGCACGCTGCACGGCGGGGGCAACAAGGATCACGACTATTGCCTGGCCATGGTGGATGTGGACAATTTCAAAAGCTACAACGACATCTACGGCCATCAGGCGGGCGACGCCGCACTGATTGCCATTGCGTCGACGCTGGCCGGCGCGGTACGAAAGTCCGATGCCGTCTACAGGTTTGGCGGCGAGGAATTTCTCCTTGTCCTGCGCGATCAGCATGTGGACGGCGCAAGGACTGTCATGGAGCGTGTCCGGTCCGCAGTGCAGGACTTGAGGATTGAACATTCCGGCGATCCCGACGGCGTCCTGACCATCAGCGCTGGAATCTCCGCCTTTACCGCCGGTCACCGGGCAGGAACCGAACAACTCCTGCGTGAAGCTGACCTGGCGCTCTACGCGGCAAAGGCCTCCGGCCGGAACCGGGTGTCCTTGGCTGGTGCCCTCCGCTCAGAATGA